In a single window of the Fusarium falciforme chromosome 3, complete sequence genome:
- a CDS encoding Protein kinase domain-containing protein, whose amino-acid sequence MSASGSVPATPDDSSLKEFSTPASPGSEDSSEPSTPLESPSHDSPDELPRRMPSLRSVSDPPNMNPNSTAMGLLGMARHPVSTSSSFAGSGGASVENSIMAKARALHQQRMQKGMSPAGGGPMSPAGQSPTGSMSNGFPANLRMPPNMQRPSPVSHPRSAPILPKPSLSERRAKMGGGMGMKLSDMGGASPAPTTGMRRTGPPGKLSDITGDKPGQPQSNGTGPTGQGSKMDDFKKYIDTEKGWVTFDGAATITRTGVNFANGQTFSISLDEVETLAELGKGNYGTVYKVRHAKRRVPRFGQGLGGKPVPVQYSQSDPTPVRPAEDGADSEKSDGTTGTIMAMKEMRLELDDAKFTTILKELVILHECVSPYIIDFYGAFFQEGAVYMCIEYMDGGSIDKLYNGGIPENVLRKITYSTVMGLKSLKDEHSIIHRDVKPTNILVNTRGQVKICDFGVSGNLVASIARTNIGCQSYMAPERISGGGFAQAGNADGSYSVQSDVWSLGLTIIECAKGAYPYPPEVSSTIFSQLSAIVEGEPPAMPEEGYSDTAKDFVRACLHKIPMKRPTYAMMLKHAWLSEFSKPQTITEEAEEGDEVEKVAEAVGKIDLKSSTEDAEVAEWVNNVLRRKGEGLDSDGPARPALHTAPLDTVSPVSSPNNA is encoded by the exons ATGTCCGCCTCCGGCTCGGTTCCGGCCACGCCGGACGACTCGTCCTTGAAGGAGTTTTCCACACCTGCGTCTCCAGGCTCTGAAGACTCGTCCGAACCAAGCACACCGCTCGAATCTCCCAGCCACGACAGCCCCGATGAGCTCCCGAGAAGAATGCCGTCGTTACGGTCCGTGTCTGATCCCCCCAACATGAACCCGAATTCGACAGCCATGGGTCTCTTGGGTATGGCTAGACATCCTGTGTCGACGTCGTCAAGCTTCGCCGGAAGCGGTGGTGCCTCGGTAGAAAAcagcatcatggccaaggcgCGGGCGTTACATCAACAGCGAATGCAGAAAGGCATGTCGCCCGCTGGCGGTGGCCCTATGTCGCCTGCGGGACAGTCGCCAACGGGTAGCATGTCAAACGGTTTCCCCGCGAATCTGCGCATGCCTCCTAATATGCAACGGCCAAGCCCCGTCTCACATCCCAGGTCCGCTCCCATCCTCCCGAAACCGTCATTGAGCGAGAGGAGGGCCAAGATGGGCGGTGGTATGGGCATGAAGCTGTCTGATATGGGCGGAGCAAGCCCTGCCCCGACCACCGGCATGAGGCGAACAGGTCCTCCCGGGAAGTTGTCGGACATTACAGGCGACAAGCCTGGCCAGCCACAATCGAACGGAACGGGTCCTACAGGTCAGGGGTCGAAGATGGACGACTTTAAGAAATACATCGACACTGAGAAGGGTTGGGTGACGTTTGATGGCGCTGCCACAATTACACGGACCGGAGTCAACTTTGCCAACGGCCAGACCTTTAGCATCTCACTCGACGAGGTGGAAACGTTGGCAGAGCTGGGCAAGGGTAACTATGGAACCGTCTACAAGGTGAGGCATGCCAAGAGGAGAGTTCCCCGGTTCGGTCAAGGTCTCGGTGGAAAGCCCGTCCCTGTCCAGTACTCGCAGTCGGACCCAACACCAGTAAGGCCGGCCGAGGATGGTGCCGACTCAGAAAAGAGCGACGGCACAACCGGgaccatcatggccatgaaggAGATGCGGTTGGAGCTTGACGATGCCAAGTTCACAACTATTCTGAAGgagctcgtcatcctccaCGAATGTGTTTCACCTTACATTATCGACTTTTACGGTGCCTTCTTCCAAGAGGGCGCTGTTTACATGTGTATCGAGTACATGGACGGCGGGTCCATCGACAAGTTGTACAACGGAGGTATCCCAGAGAATGTGCTACGAAAGATCACATACTCGACAGTCATGGGTCTCAAGTCCCTCAAGGACGAGCACAGCATCATCCACCGTGATGTCAAGCCGACAAACATCCTGGTCAACACACGCGGCCAGGTCAAGATCTGCGATTTTGGCGTCAGTGGTAACCTCGTGGCCAGCATAGCCAGGACAAACATCGGCTGTCAGAGCTACATGGCGCCGGAACGAATCTCTGGTGGCGGTTTTGCACAGGCAGGCAACGCAGACGGGTCATACAGCGTCCAGAGCGATGTCTGGAGTCTAGGTCTGACCATTATCGAGTGTGCCAAGGGTGCCTACCCTTACCCGCCTGAGGTGTCATCCACCATCTTTAGCCAACTGAGC GCCATTGTCGAGGGCGAACCACCGGCTATGCCAGAAGAGGGCTACTCGGATACGGCCAAGGACTTTGTCAGAGCGTGCCTCCACAAGATCCCCATGAAACGACCAACCTATGCCATGATGCTGAAGCACGCATGGCTTAGCGAATTCAGCAAACCCCAAACGATTACTGAAGAGGCGGAGGAAGGAGACGAGGTCGAGAAGGTGGCAGAAGCTGTCGGCAAGATTGACCTGAAGTCATCCACTGAAGACGCCGAGGTAGCAGAATGGGTCAACAACGTGTTGCGCCGAAAGGGAGAAGGCCTGGATAGTGACGGGCCGGCGAGACCAGCATTGCACACAGCACCACTCGACACTGTTAGTCCGGTCTCGAGCCCGAACAATGCATGA
- a CDS encoding BPL/LPL catalytic domain-containing protein, whose amino-acid sequence MLQPRLRPSAVLLSTLARSETRTPAARRWASLLVHQHLTGSGPGAFVPYDDADAAQEKLRSRLLAWKTLPDDEPPHPHLLSFEATPTLTLGRRQTDLTPTQASRFRAPLRVALPHRRDAVPEQTFIPDVRQTARGGLTTYHGPGQLVLWPVLDMHSPLYARYSVMSYAAHLEATTRRLLADLFGLQTYTTRDEPGVWVPTPEGQPARKIAAMGVHHRRHVTALGIAVNIDVPVEGPEEVNPWARFVPCGLEGKLVTSVAAELGGGLKDWDMASLATRWAELFEEGLADETKRDVEGEVNSGLRRAVI is encoded by the coding sequence ATGTTGCAGCCAAGGCTACGGCCCTCCGCCGTCCTCCTCTCCACTCTAGCCCGCTCCGAAACCCGGACGCCGGCCGCCCGTCGATGGGCCTCCCTCCTTGTGCATCAGCACCTCACCGGCTCCGGCCCCGGCGCCTTTGTCCCCTATGACGACGCCGACGCCGCTCAGGAGAAGCTCCGCTCTCGCCTGCTCGCCTGGAAGACCCTCCCCGATGACGAACCGCCCCATCCGCATCTTTTGTCCTTCGAAGCTACCCCGACTCTGACCCTCGGCCGCCGTCAAACCGACCTGACACCAACCCAGGCCTCGCGGTTCCGTGCGCCCCTCCGGGTTGCCCTCCCGCACCGCCGTGATGCCGTCCCCGAGCAAACCTTCATCCCGGACGTAAGACAGACAGCCCGTGGTGGGTTGACCACCTACCACGGTCCGGGACAGCTAGTGCTGTGGCCGGTGCTGGACATGCACTCGCCGCTATACGCGCGGTACTCTGTGATGTCGTATGCGGCCCATCTCGAGGCCACGACACGGCGTCTGCTGGCCGACCTGTTCGGTCTACAGACATACACAACCCGCGACGAGCCCGGCGTCTGGGTCCCCACGCCGGAGGGGCAGCCGGCACGCAAGATCGCGGCCATGGGAGTGCACCACCGGCGGCACGTTACGGCGCTAGGCATTGCCGTCAACATTGATGTGCCCGTTGAGGGCCCCGAGGAGGTGAACCCGTGGGCACGGTTCGTGCCGTGCGGCCTTGAGGGCAAGCTCGTCACATCTGTGGCTGCAGAGCTAGGAGGGGGTCTAAAAGATTGGGACATGGCATCTTTGGCAACGCGGTGGGCGGAGCTGTTTGAGGAGGGCTTGGCGGATGAGACCAAGAGGGATGTGGAGGGAGAGGTGAATTCGGGTCTTCGCCGAGCAGTGATATAG